From Streptomyces cyaneogriseus subsp. noncyanogenus, the proteins below share one genomic window:
- a CDS encoding PLP-dependent aminotransferase family protein, with protein sequence MHERSSVGELAKQLRGELDRYSPGEKLPSSRSLVERFRVSPVTVSRALAQLAAEGLVVTRPGAGAFRARPHGRAAPAGDTAWQEVALSADATAELVPRSVDASGVLVSLAAPSPGVIEFNGGYLHPSLQPERAMAAALSRAGRRPGAWGRPPMEGLPELREWFARSIGGAVTAAEVLITSGGQSALTTALRALAPPGAPVLVESPTYPGMLAIARAAGLRPVPVPVDADGVKPDLLADAFRASGARVFVCQPLFQNPTGAVLAPQRRGEVLRIAREAGAFVVEDDFVRRLVHEDAGPLPRPLAADDVDGVVVHVCSLTKATSPSFRVSALAARGPVLERLRAIQVVDTFFVPRPLQEAALELVGSPAWPRHLRAVSAELRTRRDAMTSALRARLPELALPHIPSGGYHLWLRLPGGTGGTSEAFGPGGESALAAAALRAGVAITPGRPYFSAEPPAGHLRLSFAAVAGTGEIAEGVRRLRAACDEVFSAPGGRTAPGA encoded by the coding sequence ATGCACGAGCGTAGCAGTGTCGGTGAACTGGCGAAACAGCTCCGGGGAGAGCTCGACCGCTACTCGCCGGGTGAGAAGCTGCCGTCCAGTCGGAGCCTGGTGGAGCGCTTCCGGGTGAGCCCGGTGACCGTCTCCCGGGCGCTGGCCCAGCTCGCCGCCGAGGGACTGGTGGTGACCCGCCCGGGCGCCGGGGCGTTCCGCGCCCGGCCGCACGGACGGGCCGCCCCCGCCGGGGACACCGCCTGGCAGGAGGTCGCCCTCAGCGCCGACGCCACCGCCGAGCTCGTCCCGCGCTCCGTGGACGCCTCCGGGGTCCTGGTCTCGCTGGCCGCCCCCTCGCCCGGCGTCATCGAGTTCAACGGCGGCTATCTGCATCCCTCGCTGCAGCCCGAGCGGGCGATGGCCGCGGCCCTGTCCCGGGCGGGACGGCGGCCGGGCGCCTGGGGCCGCCCGCCCATGGAAGGGCTGCCGGAACTGCGCGAGTGGTTCGCGCGCAGTATCGGCGGGGCCGTCACCGCCGCGGAGGTCCTGATCACCTCCGGCGGCCAGTCCGCGCTGACCACCGCGCTGCGCGCGCTGGCCCCGCCCGGCGCCCCCGTCCTGGTCGAGTCGCCCACCTACCCCGGGATGCTGGCCATCGCGCGCGCCGCCGGGCTGCGCCCCGTGCCGGTCCCCGTCGACGCGGACGGCGTGAAGCCGGACCTGCTCGCCGACGCCTTCCGGGCCAGCGGCGCCCGCGTCTTCGTCTGCCAGCCGCTGTTCCAGAACCCCACCGGGGCGGTGCTCGCCCCGCAGCGGCGCGGCGAGGTGCTGCGCATCGCGCGCGAGGCCGGCGCCTTCGTCGTCGAGGACGACTTCGTACGGCGGCTCGTGCACGAGGACGCCGGGCCGCTGCCGCGCCCGCTCGCCGCCGACGACGTGGACGGGGTCGTCGTCCACGTCTGCTCGCTGACCAAGGCGACCTCGCCCAGCTTCCGGGTGAGCGCCCTGGCCGCGCGCGGCCCGGTGCTGGAGCGGCTGCGCGCCATCCAGGTCGTCGACACCTTCTTCGTGCCCAGGCCCCTCCAGGAGGCGGCGCTCGAACTGGTCGGCTCGCCCGCCTGGCCGCGCCATCTGCGCGCCGTCTCCGCGGAACTGCGGACGCGCCGGGACGCGATGACGTCCGCGCTGCGGGCGCGGCTGCCCGAACTGGCCCTGCCCCACATCCCCTCCGGCGGCTACCACCTGTGGCTGCGCCTGCCCGGCGGGACCGGGGGCACCTCCGAGGCCTTCGGCCCCGGGGGAGAGTCCGCTCTCGCGGCGGCGGCCCTGCGCGCGGGCGTGGCGATCACGCCGGGGCGGCCCTACTTCAGCGCCGAACCCCCGGCCGGCCACCTCCGGCTGAGTTTCGCGGCGGTGGCCGGCACCGGAGAGATCGCGGAGGGGGTGCGCCGGCTGCGCGCGGCCTGCGACGAGGTCTTCTCCGCGCCGGGCGGTCGCACGGCACCCGGCGCCTGA
- a CDS encoding DMT family transporter: MRAQSSATATPAIAVTTDGERPGLGVLQAALGVTAFSLTFPATAWGLEGFGPWSLVAVRSVLAALIAGACLLVLRVPLPDRRHWAGLAVVGAGVVLGFPLLTTLALRTSTTAHAAVVVGLLPLTTALLSALRVGTRPSRTFWIAALAGAAAVVAFTVQQSGGALTTADAFLFAALLVCAAGYTEGGRLARIMPGWQVIGWALVLCLPLAVPLTAVALAYEPVELTAHSVTGVLWLAAGSQFLGLVVWYRGMAAIGIPKASQLQLAQPLLTLVWSVLLLGEHLTVAAPLTAAAVLVCIAVTQRARG; encoded by the coding sequence ATGAGAGCACAGAGTAGCGCTACTGCGACACCGGCGATAGCAGTCACCACGGACGGGGAGCGCCCCGGCCTCGGCGTCCTCCAGGCCGCCCTGGGCGTCACCGCCTTCTCCCTCACCTTCCCCGCCACCGCCTGGGGTCTCGAAGGGTTCGGACCCTGGTCCCTGGTCGCCGTGCGCAGCGTGCTCGCCGCGCTGATCGCCGGCGCCTGTCTGCTCGTCCTGCGCGTCCCGCTGCCCGACCGGCGCCACTGGGCGGGCCTCGCGGTCGTCGGCGCGGGCGTGGTCCTCGGTTTCCCGCTGCTCACCACGCTCGCCCTGCGGACGTCGACCACCGCGCACGCCGCCGTCGTCGTCGGCCTGCTGCCGCTGACCACCGCCCTGCTGTCCGCCCTGCGCGTCGGCACCCGCCCCTCGCGCACCTTCTGGATCGCGGCCCTGGCCGGTGCCGCCGCGGTCGTCGCCTTCACCGTGCAGCAGAGCGGCGGCGCGCTGACCACCGCCGACGCCTTCCTCTTCGCGGCGCTGCTGGTGTGCGCGGCCGGCTACACCGAGGGCGGGCGGCTGGCCCGGATCATGCCCGGCTGGCAGGTCATCGGCTGGGCCCTGGTGCTGTGCCTGCCACTGGCCGTTCCGCTGACCGCGGTGGCGCTGGCGTACGAGCCGGTCGAGCTGACCGCGCACAGCGTGACCGGGGTGCTGTGGCTCGCGGCGGGCTCGCAGTTCCTCGGCCTGGTCGTCTGGTACCGGGGCATGGCCGCCATCGGCATCCCCAAGGCCAGCCAGTTGCAGCTCGCCCAGCCGCTGCTCACACTGGTGTGGTCGGTGCTGCTCCTGGGCGAGCACCTGACGGTGGCCGCCCCGCTGACGGCCGCGGCGGTGCTGGTGTGCATCGCCGTCACGCAGCGGGCGCGAGGCTGA